Proteins encoded together in one Orbaceae bacterium lpD01 window:
- the pbpC gene encoding peptidoglycan glycosyltransferase PbpC (penicillin-binding protein 1C), which produces MKLIQIKKRWWWLLGLPLFLFALFLAADKLFPLPIQSLKPTQTILAEDGQPLWRFADEQGIWRYPVTLNELPKHYLQALLTYEDRWFYYHWGINPAAIFRACWQYLINGRIISGGSTLTMQVARIIDPHDKTLLGKLRQVFRAAQLEWHYSKDEILTLYVNRAPFGGTLAGIGAASWAYLGKAPSAITPAESALLAVLPQAPSRLRPDRYPQQAQQARDKVLDRLQAFSVWPESMIDDIRQEEVWVYPRKPPQLAPLLARRLSVRYPDRPIIHTTIDTALQYTLEDLAINWKNKLLPKGSLAILVVDHTDMSVKAYVGSVDFNDKARFGQVDMIAALRSPGSTLKPFLYAFALEDGLIHSESLLQDVPRITSDYRPLNFDTGFSGPVSVSQALQRSLNLPAVQLLEIYGPKRFATKLYQTGLKLHSAGNEPNLSYILGGASTRMDQLLAAYSAFARQGKVAQLRFTLDQPLVEKSLFSHAAGWVVRQILAGESPQSDALVGSSVVPLAFKTGTSYGYRDAWAVGINARYLIGVWVGRPDGTPVAGQYGNASAVPILQQVNTILLNRLRAINQVLPEDPQPDTVTSTMICWPTGEALASSDPNCHRQMRTWIVNDVIPPTLSSFESANHQAMRAGQITVWVNQQGYRVASDCPDAHKKQLAIWPIALENWLRPEERRAELLPKIDKNCPILTDTSFGPLLINGMIDQQVLKPLPQKNSVTITLNSLGGFGQRWWFVDGKLQQSLPEGQRFEFTLSDKGAHNLLLLDESGQIDRLSFRLE; this is translated from the coding sequence ATGAAATTAATCCAAATCAAAAAACGCTGGTGGTGGCTGCTCGGTTTACCGCTGTTTTTGTTTGCGCTATTTTTGGCTGCCGATAAACTGTTTCCACTGCCAATACAATCGTTAAAGCCAACCCAAACTATCTTAGCCGAAGATGGTCAGCCTTTATGGCGATTTGCTGACGAACAGGGTATTTGGCGTTATCCCGTCACCTTAAATGAATTACCGAAACACTATTTACAAGCACTATTAACCTATGAAGATCGTTGGTTTTATTATCACTGGGGCATCAATCCCGCCGCTATTTTTCGAGCCTGCTGGCAATATCTGATTAACGGACGTATTATTTCTGGTGGTAGCACCTTGACCATGCAGGTTGCGAGAATTATTGATCCGCATGATAAAACATTGTTAGGTAAGCTAAGGCAGGTTTTCCGCGCAGCACAATTGGAGTGGCACTATTCCAAAGATGAAATTCTGACCTTGTATGTCAATCGAGCCCCTTTTGGTGGCACATTAGCCGGTATTGGTGCGGCAAGTTGGGCCTATTTGGGTAAAGCTCCCTCGGCAATAACACCGGCAGAATCTGCCTTATTAGCGGTTTTACCTCAAGCCCCCAGTCGCTTAAGGCCGGACCGATATCCACAGCAAGCTCAACAGGCGCGTGATAAAGTGCTTGATCGTTTGCAAGCGTTTAGCGTCTGGCCTGAGAGTATGATTGATGATATTCGTCAGGAAGAGGTCTGGGTTTATCCGCGTAAACCGCCTCAGTTAGCCCCATTACTTGCCAGACGTCTTAGTGTACGTTATCCAGATCGCCCGATTATTCATACAACGATCGATACCGCTTTGCAGTATACCCTGGAAGATCTGGCCATCAATTGGAAAAATAAGCTGCTGCCGAAAGGTTCACTGGCTATTTTAGTAGTTGATCATACCGACATGTCGGTAAAAGCTTATGTTGGTTCAGTCGATTTTAATGATAAAGCCCGTTTCGGTCAGGTTGATATGATTGCCGCCTTACGTTCGCCAGGTTCAACCTTAAAACCCTTTTTATATGCTTTTGCCTTAGAGGATGGTCTCATCCATTCTGAGTCGTTACTTCAGGATGTGCCACGCATTACCAGTGATTATCGACCACTTAATTTTGACACGGGTTTTAGCGGACCAGTTAGTGTATCTCAGGCATTACAGCGATCCTTAAATTTACCAGCGGTGCAGCTGCTTGAGATCTATGGGCCGAAACGATTTGCGACTAAACTCTATCAAACCGGCTTAAAGCTTCATTCAGCCGGGAATGAGCCCAATCTGTCTTATATTTTAGGTGGGGCTTCCACGCGTATGGATCAGTTGCTCGCTGCCTATAGTGCTTTTGCGCGGCAGGGTAAGGTGGCTCAATTACGTTTTACCCTCGATCAGCCACTAGTCGAAAAATCGCTGTTTTCTCATGCCGCTGGCTGGGTGGTTCGACAGATTTTAGCTGGTGAAAGCCCGCAAAGTGATGCTTTAGTAGGCTCAAGTGTGGTGCCTTTAGCCTTTAAAACCGGTACTAGTTATGGGTATCGAGATGCCTGGGCTGTGGGTATCAATGCGCGTTACCTGATTGGCGTATGGGTTGGCCGGCCTGATGGTACACCGGTTGCCGGGCAGTATGGCAATGCTTCTGCGGTACCCATTTTGCAGCAGGTAAATACGATTTTATTGAATCGACTACGGGCGATAAATCAGGTGCTGCCCGAAGATCCTCAGCCAGATACGGTGACATCAACGATGATTTGTTGGCCAACTGGCGAAGCCTTAGCCAGTAGTGATCCTAATTGTCATCGTCAAATGCGCACCTGGATTGTCAATGACGTCATTCCACCAACATTAAGTAGTTTTGAGTCGGCCAATCATCAGGCGATGCGTGCGGGTCAAATCACCGTTTGGGTCAATCAGCAGGGCTATCGCGTAGCATCTGATTGTCCTGATGCCCATAAGAAACAGTTAGCGATTTGGCCAATCGCACTTGAAAATTGGCTGCGTCCAGAAGAACGACGAGCCGAGTTACTGCCAAAGATTGATAAAAATTGCCCGATATTAACGGACACCAGTTTTGGTCCATTATTAATTAATGGTATGATTGATCAACAAGTATTAAAACCACTTCCGCAAAAAAACAGTGTGACGATCACCTTAAACAGTTTGGGCGGATTTGGGCAGCGTTGGTGGTTTGTTGATGGCAAACTACAGCAATCCTTGCCGGAAGGACAACGATTCGAATTTACGTTATCAGACAAAGGTGCACATAATTTACTGTTATTAGATGAAAGCGGCCAAATTGATCGGCTTTCGTTTAGGTTGGAGTAA
- the ndk gene encoding nucleoside-diphosphate kinase, whose amino-acid sequence MAMQRTLSIIKPNAVKKNLIGTINLRLEQARFKIIAMKMVQLNHEQAAGFYAEHAGKPFFDNLIRFMTSGPVVVQVLEAEQAIVRYREIMGATDLSKAAAGTLRYDFADNVTENAVHGSDSVESAQREIMYFFAEHECFSR is encoded by the coding sequence ATAGCCATGCAAAGAACATTATCAATTATTAAACCCAATGCGGTAAAAAAAAACCTGATCGGTACGATTAATTTACGTTTAGAACAGGCTCGATTTAAGATTATTGCCATGAAAATGGTGCAGTTAAACCACGAACAAGCAGCTGGTTTTTATGCAGAGCATGCAGGTAAACCTTTTTTCGATAACTTGATTCGTTTTATGACTAGTGGCCCGGTTGTTGTACAGGTACTTGAGGCTGAGCAGGCGATCGTCCGTTATCGTGAAATAATGGGCGCGACCGATCTATCCAAAGCGGCTGCTGGCACCTTACGTTATGATTTTGCCGACAACGTGACCGAAAATGCCGTGCATGGTTCTGATTCGGTTGAATCAGCGCAAAGAGAGATTATGTATTTTTTCGCTGAACATGAATGTTTTTCTCGTTAA
- a CDS encoding Cof-type HAD-IIB family hydrolase: MYKLIACDMDETLLDEQAQVSQQNRDAIAKARAAGVRFVLASGRGFPAMQTTAQILGMANQTDEYMISFNGGAITENRGNRIIALQALTFEQVKTLFQIGLAYDVGFHIYTTESVFMYRINQEERTYVEGRLDGYIELTSPDIDFLKDHQLIKILFHNNERHYLEQIKQHMPAEIVAQLSLSFSGNRYLEFNQKGVSKGNALRFLAEKLNIKPTEIITIGDNNNDISMLSMAGLGIAVLNATADAKAAADYICSRDHTQSAIADVINRFVLNA, encoded by the coding sequence ATGTATAAGCTCATCGCTTGCGATATGGATGAAACATTATTAGATGAACAGGCGCAAGTGTCACAGCAAAATCGTGATGCTATCGCAAAAGCCAGAGCCGCAGGTGTGCGCTTTGTGTTGGCTAGTGGTCGAGGGTTTCCTGCTATGCAGACAACCGCACAAATTTTAGGGATGGCCAATCAGACAGATGAGTATATGATTTCATTTAATGGTGGCGCCATAACCGAAAATAGGGGCAATCGGATCATCGCGTTACAAGCGCTTACATTTGAGCAAGTAAAAACACTTTTCCAGATCGGTTTAGCTTATGATGTGGGTTTTCATATTTATACGACTGAATCGGTATTTATGTATCGAATTAATCAAGAAGAGCGGACTTATGTTGAAGGTCGATTAGATGGTTATATCGAATTGACCTCGCCTGATATTGATTTTCTCAAAGATCATCAGCTGATAAAAATTTTGTTTCATAACAATGAACGTCACTATTTAGAACAGATTAAGCAGCATATGCCGGCTGAGATTGTCGCGCAGTTAAGTCTCTCATTTTCTGGCAATCGTTATCTTGAGTTTAACCAAAAAGGGGTGAGTAAAGGTAACGCACTGCGCTTTTTGGCGGAAAAACTGAATATCAAACCGACAGAAATCATTACGATTGGCGATAACAATAATGATATTTCCATGCTGAGTATGGCCGGTTTAGGGATTGCAGTTTTAAACGCCACGGCAGATGCCAAAGCAGCTGCAGATTATATCTGTAGTCGAGATCATACCCAATCGGCGATTGCTGATGTGATTAATCGATTTGTTTTGAATGCTTAA
- the thrS gene encoding threonine--tRNA ligase — translation MPVITLPDGSQRHFDRPVTILEVAQSIGSGLAKACIAGRVNGERKDACDLIETDTTLAIITAKDEDGLEIIRHSCAHLLGHAIKQLWPDTKMAIGPTIDNGFYYDVDLDRTLTQEDLDALEKRMLALAKTNYDVIKKVGSWQTARDTFTARHEPYKVAILDENIAQDETPALYHHQEYVDMCRGPHVPNMRFCQHFKLQKVAGAYWRGDSKNKMLQRIYGTAWADKKQLDAYLLRLEEAAKRDHRRIGKQLDLYHMQEEAPGMVFWHNDGWTIFRELETFVRTKLKEYQYQEVKGPFMMDRVLWEKTGHWQNYKDLMFTTSSENREYCIKPMNCPGHVQIFNQGLKSYRDLPLRMAEFGSCHRNEPSGSLHGLMRVRGFTQDDAHIFCTESQIRSEVNSCIKMVYDIYSTFGFKNISVKLSTRPEKRIGRDEVWDMAEKDLAECLTENGIEFQYLPGEGAFYGPKIEFTLHDCLDRAWQCGTVQLDFMLPERLDASYVGEDNERHIPVMIHRAILGSLERFIGILIEDCAGFFPTWLAPLQVIVMNITDGQADYVQALADKLQDAGIRARADLRNEKVGFKVREHTLKRVPYMFVCGDKEVETGKVSVRTRRGKDLGSFDIDHVIELLLAEIRTRRLNQLEE, via the coding sequence ATGCCAGTTATTACTCTTCCTGACGGGAGTCAACGTCATTTTGATCGACCAGTGACTATATTAGAAGTTGCACAAAGTATTGGTAGCGGCCTTGCGAAAGCTTGTATTGCTGGCCGTGTCAATGGTGAGCGTAAAGATGCTTGTGATTTAATTGAAACAGATACCACCTTAGCGATTATTACCGCTAAAGATGAAGATGGTTTAGAGATTATCCGTCACTCTTGCGCGCATTTGCTTGGACATGCCATTAAACAGCTATGGCCAGATACAAAAATGGCAATTGGTCCAACGATTGATAATGGTTTCTATTACGATGTGGATCTTGATCGTACGTTAACTCAGGAAGATCTCGACGCGCTTGAAAAACGCATGTTAGCGTTAGCTAAGACTAACTATGATGTGATCAAAAAAGTGGGTAGCTGGCAAACTGCGCGTGATACTTTTACTGCGCGTCACGAACCTTATAAAGTGGCGATTCTTGATGAAAATATTGCACAAGACGAGACGCCTGCACTTTATCATCATCAAGAGTATGTTGATATGTGTCGTGGACCCCATGTACCGAATATGCGCTTTTGTCAGCACTTTAAATTACAAAAAGTGGCAGGTGCCTACTGGCGCGGTGATAGCAAGAATAAAATGCTGCAACGTATTTACGGTACAGCTTGGGCGGATAAAAAGCAGTTAGATGCGTATTTACTCCGTCTGGAAGAGGCCGCTAAACGCGATCATCGTCGTATTGGTAAACAACTCGATTTATATCATATGCAAGAAGAAGCACCTGGTATGGTCTTTTGGCACAATGATGGCTGGACGATTTTTCGTGAATTAGAGACATTTGTACGGACTAAATTAAAAGAGTACCAATATCAAGAAGTGAAAGGTCCATTTATGATGGATCGCGTATTATGGGAAAAAACCGGTCACTGGCAAAACTATAAAGATTTAATGTTTACGACCTCATCTGAAAATCGTGAATATTGCATTAAGCCGATGAACTGTCCTGGTCATGTGCAGATTTTTAATCAGGGATTAAAATCTTATCGTGATTTACCGCTGCGTATGGCTGAGTTTGGTAGTTGTCATCGTAACGAACCATCAGGTTCACTGCATGGTTTGATGCGCGTACGTGGCTTTACCCAAGATGATGCGCATATATTTTGTACAGAATCACAAATTCGTAGCGAAGTGAATAGCTGTATTAAAATGGTTTATGACATTTATAGCACTTTTGGTTTCAAAAATATTTCGGTAAAATTATCGACACGTCCAGAAAAACGTATCGGCCGAGATGAAGTTTGGGACATGGCTGAAAAAGATTTGGCTGAATGTTTAACTGAAAATGGTATCGAATTCCAGTATTTACCGGGTGAAGGTGCTTTCTACGGTCCGAAAATTGAATTTACTTTACATGACTGCTTAGATCGTGCCTGGCAGTGTGGTACAGTACAGTTAGACTTTATGTTACCTGAACGTTTAGATGCCTCTTACGTCGGTGAAGATAATGAACGTCATATTCCAGTGATGATCCATCGTGCGATTTTAGGTTCACTAGAGCGATTCATTGGTATTTTAATTGAAGATTGCGCAGGATTCTTCCCAACCTGGCTTGCACCATTGCAAGTGATTGTGATGAACATCACTGATGGTCAGGCTGATTATGTTCAGGCGCTGGCAGATAAATTACAGGATGCCGGCATTCGTGCACGAGCAGACCTAAGAAATGAAAAAGTCGGTTTCAAAGTCCGCGAACACACCTTAAAACGTGTTCCATATATGTTTGTATGTGGTGATAAAGAAGTAGAAACTGGAAAAGTTTCGGTCAGAACCCGTCGTGGTAAAGATCTTGGTAGCTTTGATATCGATCATGTTATAGAATTACTGTTAGCAGAAATTCGGACTCGCCGTTTAAATCAACTGGAGGAATAG
- the infC gene encoding translation initiation factor IF-3, giving the protein MQTTRAHKINDEITARELRLTGVDGEQLGIVSLNEALRQAVETGMDLVEISPNAEPPVCRIMDYGKFIYEKSKATKEQKKKQKVVQVKEIKFRPGTDEGDYQVKLRSLVRFLEDGDKAKVTLRFRGREMAHQQIGMEMLERIKQDLSELAVVESYPSKIEGRQMIMVLAPKKK; this is encoded by the coding sequence ATTCAAACAACGCGTGCACACAAGATTAATGATGAAATTACTGCACGTGAGCTCAGATTAACAGGTGTCGATGGTGAACAACTAGGCATCGTTAGTCTAAATGAGGCGCTTAGACAAGCCGTAGAAACAGGAATGGATTTAGTCGAGATTAGTCCAAATGCAGAACCGCCTGTTTGTCGAATTATGGATTACGGTAAGTTCATCTATGAAAAGAGTAAGGCGACTAAAGAGCAGAAGAAGAAGCAAAAAGTTGTTCAGGTTAAGGAAATTAAATTCCGACCTGGTACAGACGAAGGTGATTATCAGGTAAAACTCCGCAGCCTGGTTCGCTTTCTTGAAGATGGAGATAAAGCCAAAGTCACATTACGTTTTCGTGGTCGTGAAATGGCACATCAACAGATTGGTATGGAGATGCTTGAACGCATCAAACAAGATCTTTCTGAATTAGCTGTGGTTGAATCTTACCCAAGTAAGATTGAAGGACGACAGATGATTATGGTGTTAGCTCCGAAGAAGAAATAA
- the rpmI gene encoding 50S ribosomal protein L35, whose product MPKIKTVRGAAKRFKKTASGGFKHKQANKSHILTKKSTKRKRHLRGLTMVSKGDLGLVSACVPYA is encoded by the coding sequence ATGCCAAAAATTAAAACAGTTCGTGGCGCAGCTAAGCGCTTTAAAAAAACAGCTTCTGGTGGTTTTAAACACAAGCAAGCCAACAAAAGTCATATCCTGACTAAAAAATCAACTAAGCGTAAGCGTCATTTACGTGGTTTGACCATGGTGTCAAAAGGGGATTTAGGTTTAGTTTCAGCGTGTGTTCCATACGCTTAA
- the rplT gene encoding 50S ribosomal protein L20, whose amino-acid sequence MARVKRGVIARARHKKVLKQAKGYYGARSRVYRVAFQAVIKAGQYAYRDRRQRKRQFRQLWIVRINAAARQCGLSYSRFINGLKKASIEIDRKILADIAVFDKNAFAALVEKAKAAL is encoded by the coding sequence ATGGCTCGTGTTAAACGCGGTGTTATTGCTCGTGCACGTCACAAGAAAGTTCTAAAACAAGCAAAAGGTTATTATGGTGCACGTTCACGTGTGTATCGTGTTGCTTTCCAAGCAGTTATCAAAGCTGGTCAATACGCCTATCGTGACCGTCGTCAGCGTAAACGTCAATTCCGTCAATTATGGATTGTGCGTATTAATGCTGCAGCTCGTCAATGTGGTTTATCTTACAGCCGTTTCATCAACGGTTTAAAGAAAGCTTCAATTGAGATCGATCGTAAGATCCTTGCTGATATTGCTGTATTCGACAAAAATGCCTTTGCTGCATTAGTTGAAAAAGCGAAAGCTGCATTATAA
- the pheS gene encoding phenylalanine--tRNA ligase subunit alpha: protein MSQLAELVKNAKAAIENAADSNAIEQIRVEYLGKKGYFTLQMASLRDVPAEERPAVGQTINDAKQQVVDLLNERKNYFDTQALNAKLEGERIDVTLPGKKMPAGGLHPITRTIIRLETFFGQLGFAVKTGPEIEDAYHNFDALNIPAHHPARADHDTFWFDADRLLRTQTSSVQIRTMQNTQPPIRMIAPGRTYRNDYDQTHTPMFHQIEGLLVDKDISFTHLKGLLHDFLHYFFEEDMEIRFRPGYFPFTEPSAEVDIKGKNGKWLEVLGCGMVHPNVLRNVGIDPEVYSGFAFGMGIERLTMLRYGVTDLRSFFENDLRFLKQFN, encoded by the coding sequence ATGTCTCAATTAGCAGAATTAGTTAAAAATGCGAAAGCGGCGATTGAAAATGCAGCCGATAGCAATGCAATCGAACAGATACGTGTCGAATATTTAGGTAAGAAGGGCTATTTTACTTTACAGATGGCTTCACTTCGAGATGTACCCGCAGAAGAGCGCCCCGCAGTTGGGCAGACAATTAATGATGCTAAACAGCAAGTTGTTGATCTGTTAAATGAAAGAAAAAATTATTTTGATACACAAGCACTCAATGCCAAACTTGAAGGTGAGCGGATTGATGTGACGCTGCCGGGTAAAAAAATGCCTGCAGGTGGCTTACATCCAATTACCCGTACCATTATTCGTTTAGAGACCTTTTTTGGTCAGCTCGGATTTGCGGTGAAAACCGGACCTGAAATCGAAGATGCTTATCATAATTTTGATGCTTTAAATATTCCTGCTCATCATCCTGCGCGTGCTGATCATGATACGTTTTGGTTCGATGCTGACCGATTACTGCGTACACAAACCTCAAGTGTACAAATTCGTACAATGCAAAATACCCAGCCACCTATTCGCATGATTGCCCCAGGTCGCACTTACCGAAATGATTATGACCAAACGCATACGCCAATGTTTCATCAAATCGAAGGTTTACTGGTCGATAAAGATATTAGTTTTACTCATCTGAAAGGGTTATTGCATGATTTTCTGCACTATTTCTTTGAAGAAGATATGGAGATTCGTTTCCGTCCGGGTTACTTCCCGTTTACTGAGCCTTCGGCGGAAGTCGATATTAAAGGTAAAAATGGCAAATGGTTAGAAGTCTTAGGTTGTGGTATGGTTCATCCCAATGTACTGCGCAATGTGGGGATAGATCCAGAGGTTTATTCTGGTTTTGCCTTTGGTATGGGGATTGAGCGTTTAACGATGCTACGTTATGGCGTGACGGATTTACGCTCATTCTTTGAAAATGATTTACGTTTTTTAAAGCAGTTTAATTAA
- the pheT gene encoding phenylalanine--tRNA ligase subunit beta, which yields MKFSESWLREWVNPEISSEILSNQLTMAGLEVDDIGAVAGDFSGVVVGRVVECGQHPNADKLRVTKVDIGQSELLNIVCGAPNCREGLTVACATVGAVLPGDFKIKPAKLRGEPSEGMLCSYSELGISDEQSGIIELPDDAPLGQDLRTYLKLDDHIIDISVTPNRADCFGIIGIARDISAVNNVPMAKAEFKTAAVTIADKITVSIAEPQAAPKYLARIIKGINVKAQTPLWMKEKLRRGGIRSIDAVVDITNFVLLELGHPMHAFDLQKIEGEIQVRYGQPNEKLVLLDGNEIEIKPKTLVIADDHKVLALAGIFGGKASGVSDETQDILLEAAFFAPLTIAGKAREYGLHTDASHRYERGVDPQMQHGAMERATTLLLSICGGHAGPIIEAIDEGALPKSAQISLRAEKVDALIGYKIDAQRIMDILVRLGCQVIYQDKVWQVTAPSWRFDLQIEEDLVEEIARIYGYNNIPNSLMKIEPVISNLPERNLSLVGAKQLLVDRGFQEAITYSFVDPKLQALLHPGQSALVLSNPISSEMSTMRLSLWAGLLDVVQYNQNRQQNRIRLFESGLRFVPDEHAEFGVRQEVVLSGVITGNLYDEHWSLPKQSVNFYDLKGDVEAILALTHFQDKIQFKTIAHPALHPGQSAGLFINNHQVGVIGVLHPQLEKTLDLKGRVVLFELFWDKISTRSVPEFKDISRFPANRRDIAILVADNVPAAQIVAECQRVGGENLISVNLFDVYQGDNIAKGQKSLAISLILQDNYRTLEDTDITNIVDKCVVALQNRFDALLRE from the coding sequence ATGAAATTTAGTGAAAGTTGGCTACGTGAGTGGGTAAACCCAGAGATAAGTAGCGAAATATTGTCCAATCAGTTAACCATGGCGGGACTGGAAGTGGATGATATTGGGGCCGTTGCCGGTGATTTTAGCGGCGTTGTGGTTGGACGCGTTGTCGAGTGTGGACAACATCCTAATGCGGATAAATTGCGTGTGACCAAAGTCGATATCGGTCAAAGTGAACTCTTAAATATTGTTTGCGGTGCGCCAAATTGTCGTGAAGGATTGACCGTTGCTTGTGCCACTGTAGGTGCCGTATTACCGGGTGACTTTAAAATAAAGCCAGCTAAACTACGCGGTGAACCTTCTGAAGGGATGCTATGTTCCTATTCTGAATTAGGTATTTCAGACGAGCAGTCTGGTATTATTGAGTTACCGGATGATGCGCCACTCGGGCAAGATCTCAGAACCTATTTAAAACTCGATGATCATATTATCGATATTAGTGTGACCCCTAATCGTGCTGATTGCTTTGGCATTATTGGGATTGCGCGAGATATCTCTGCTGTGAATAATGTTCCGATGGCAAAAGCTGAGTTCAAAACCGCGGCTGTCACGATTGCTGATAAGATTACCGTTAGCATTGCAGAGCCTCAAGCGGCACCGAAATATTTAGCGCGAATCATCAAAGGTATTAATGTTAAAGCGCAGACCCCATTATGGATGAAAGAGAAATTACGTCGTGGTGGGATCCGTTCTATTGATGCGGTCGTTGATATTACTAATTTTGTCTTGCTTGAGTTAGGCCATCCGATGCACGCCTTTGATTTACAAAAAATCGAGGGGGAGATCCAGGTTCGTTATGGTCAGCCAAATGAGAAATTAGTCTTATTAGATGGCAATGAGATTGAGATTAAACCGAAAACTTTAGTGATTGCTGATGATCATAAGGTCTTAGCATTAGCAGGGATTTTTGGTGGTAAAGCATCAGGTGTGAGTGATGAGACCCAAGATATCTTACTCGAAGCTGCTTTCTTTGCGCCGCTGACCATCGCCGGTAAAGCACGTGAATATGGTTTACATACCGATGCTTCACATCGATATGAGCGTGGCGTTGATCCACAAATGCAGCATGGCGCGATGGAGAGAGCAACCACATTGCTACTCAGTATTTGTGGTGGTCATGCCGGACCGATTATTGAAGCAATTGATGAAGGTGCTTTACCTAAATCGGCACAAATCTCGCTGCGCGCTGAAAAAGTTGATGCACTGATTGGTTATAAAATTGATGCACAGCGCATTATGGATATCTTAGTTCGACTAGGCTGTCAGGTTATTTATCAAGATAAAGTATGGCAAGTAACCGCACCAAGCTGGCGTTTTGATTTACAGATTGAAGAAGATTTGGTTGAAGAAATTGCCCGTATTTATGGCTATAACAATATTCCTAATAGTTTAATGAAGATTGAGCCAGTTATCTCAAATCTACCAGAAAGAAATCTATCGCTAGTCGGAGCAAAACAGCTGCTGGTCGATCGTGGTTTCCAGGAAGCGATTACTTATAGTTTTGTCGATCCTAAATTACAAGCACTGCTGCATCCGGGTCAATCCGCATTAGTGTTATCAAATCCGATTTCAAGTGAAATGTCGACGATGCGCTTATCCTTATGGGCTGGGCTCTTGGATGTGGTGCAATATAATCAAAATCGTCAGCAAAATCGGATCCGCTTATTTGAGTCTGGTTTACGGTTTGTGCCAGATGAACATGCTGAATTTGGTGTTCGTCAGGAAGTGGTATTATCCGGTGTGATTACGGGTAATTTGTACGATGAACATTGGAGTTTACCAAAACAATCGGTTAACTTTTATGATCTTAAAGGTGATGTCGAGGCTATTTTAGCGCTGACCCATTTTCAGGATAAGATTCAATTTAAAACGATTGCGCATCCCGCCTTACATCCAGGACAAAGTGCCGGATTATTCATCAATAATCATCAGGTTGGTGTTATTGGTGTACTTCATCCACAATTAGAGAAGACATTGGATTTAAAAGGTCGCGTGGTCTTATTTGAACTATTTTGGGATAAAATCAGTACTCGAAGCGTGCCTGAGTTTAAAGATATTTCTCGTTTCCCGGCCAATCGTCGAGATATTGCTATCTTAGTCGCCGATAATGTGCCAGCAGCACAGATAGTGGCTGAATGTCAGCGTGTTGGCGGTGAAAATTTGATTAGCGTCAATTTATTTGATGTATATCAAGGTGATAATATTGCTAAAGGTCAAAAGAGCTTAGCTATCAGTTTGATATTACAGGATAATTATCGGACGCTTGAAGACACTGATATAACAAATATTGTTGACAAATGTGTTGTTGCGTTGCAAAATCGTTTCGATGCATTACTAAGAGAATAA
- a CDS encoding integration host factor subunit alpha: MTLTKADIAESLTNKLNLDKQESKVLVELFFEEIRVALEKGEPVKLSGFGNFTVRDKNARPGRNPKTGESVSICARRVVTFRPGIKFKERIEQGIAKLD, encoded by the coding sequence ATGACATTAACAAAAGCTGATATTGCAGAAAGCTTAACAAATAAACTCAATCTGGATAAACAAGAATCAAAAGTACTTGTCGAGCTATTTTTTGAAGAAATAAGAGTTGCGCTTGAAAAAGGTGAACCGGTAAAACTGTCTGGTTTCGGTAACTTCACTGTTCGTGATAAAAATGCGCGTCCAGGCCGTAATCCAAAAACTGGTGAAAGCGTGTCAATTTGCGCGCGTCGCGTCGTGACATTCAGACCTGGTATTAAGTTTAAAGAACGAATTGAACAAGGTATTGCTAAACTTGATTAA